In Vitis vinifera cultivar Pinot Noir 40024 chromosome 17, ASM3070453v1, one genomic interval encodes:
- the LOC100262756 gene encoding wall-associated receptor kinase-like 6 isoform X2 produces MIMKLGLLLIISFLCLTAKASSPPDEYMVKPNCRYRCGNVTIPFPFGIGDSCYLNVWYSVNCSVNMSSGAEKPFLNHTKLNLELLNVSLEHRTVEVNSPIASYDQRQGESNTSQPSIDLDKSPFLFSRLDNIFVVLGCGQAKLMDHENVWADCTSICNNSYPAQGRNGFNFCQTPILSTDSYYRNNYLVGFTRGCEGNNYSNSTTHAFLVDRHWFSHNSTKPEDITRVKYAPLSLLWKTKSGDNASSDCNRIAYYNPMMGLYVHYSCSCPLRHEGNPYLPKGCDHVVKECTNCRGTCDYRYRFDDPSYRKYHIEYSCITKDRLRPIILGNISFISMSS; encoded by the exons ATGATTATGAAGTTGGGTCTTCTGCTGATCATCTCCTTTCTATGCCTAACAGCTAAAGCATCATCACCACCAGATGAATATATGGTAAAGCCAAATTGTCGGTATCGATGCGGAAACGTTACCATTCCCTTCCCATTTGGGATCGGGGACAGCTGTTATCTGAACGTGTGGTACTCAGTAAACTGCAGCGTTAATATGTCTTCTGGTGCTGAAAAGCCCTTTCTAAACCATACTAAACTCAACCTGGAGCTGCTGAATGTATCACTGGAACACCGAACGGTGGAAGTTAATAGTCCCATAGCTTCCTATGATCAGCGGCAGGGGGAGAGCAACACGTCTCAGCCAAGTATTGATCTGGACAAAAGCCCGTTCCTGTTCTCGAGGCTCGATAATATATTCGTGGTGTTGGGTTGTGGCCAAGCAAAACTCATGGATCATGAGAATGTCTGGGCAGACTGCACCTCCATTTGCAATAATAGTTATCCTGCTCAAGGCCGCAATGGCTTCAACTTTTGCCAAACCCCAATTCTATCCACAGATAGCTACTATCGCAATAACTACCTTGTGGGTTTTACCCGAGGCTGTGAAGGAAACAACTACTCTAACTCCACTACCCATGCCTTCTTGGTGGATAGACACTGGTTTTCTCACAACTCCACAAAACCTGAGGATATTACAAGAGTGAAGTATGCTCCGTTATCATTGTTGTGGAAGACAAAAAGTGGGGACAACGCCAGCTCTGACTGTAACCGCATCGCGTACTACAACCCGATGATGGGATTATATGTTCATTATTCTTGCAGCTGCCCATTGCGTCACGAAGGCAACCCTTATCTTCCCAAGGGATGTGATCATG TTGTCAAAGAATGCACCAACTGTCGGGGAACATGTGATTATCGTTACAGATTTGACGATCCAAGTTATCGAAAGTATCATATTGAGTACTCTTGCATCACGAAGGATAGGTTAAGACCTATAATTCTAGGTAACATCTCCTTTATTTCCATGTCTTCTTAA
- the LOC100250718 gene encoding wall-associated receptor kinase-like 8 yields the protein MRGQWVIQLTIICLLWLADESSATAPSMAKPGCEQDHCGDILIPYPFGMGKSCYKDEWFSISCSHSFDPPKPILSKLNLEVLSIEMDRFQKSVMVNSPIYSNCENGEVEVTSSPWQSRDLWGSPFLYSLHNDLVGVGCHNVLLRDRNEEIMAGCASTCDKSITTKGCLYGINCCLTRLQEDLDFYSLSTTASSSERGDPDCTYAFLAYNYNNVSNVTTIVRDAKYAPLLISWLIPEQVDPQNCVDDTVYTSRGNYPNYRCACNWAEEGNPYLAHGCQVVRECANCRWGCDGRYNSSTYKYDFYCSTKNKSKALILGCSISGGLLLLLIFSFGLYKVVRKQLDIRVKKRFFKRNGGLLLQQQISSDKIAFEKTKIFTSDELEKATDNFNKNRILGQGGQGTVYKGMLNDGRIVAVKKSKIVDENQLEHFINEIVILSQINHRNVVGILGCCLETEVPLLVYEFISNGTLFQLIHDQNSEFPLSWEMRLRIALEVSGALSYLHSACSIPIYHRDIKSTNILLDDKYKAKVSDFGTSRSISIDQTHLTTIVQGTFGYLDPEYFQSSQFTEKSDVYSFGVVLVELLTGQKPISSTRSPEEKSLATHFILSLQESRLFDILDARVVKEGRKEDIMTFAKLAGRCLNLNGRKRPTMKEVTTEIDNIRVSALHLNVDQNFQENACVVTEITEFLDMDDTSTSRGSCLDDTKESSFDVQPLLFNTL from the exons ATGAGAGGGCAATGGGTGATTCAGCTGACGATCATCTGCTTACTATGGCTAGCAGATGAATCATCAGCTACTGCCCCATCAATGGCAAAGCCAGGCTGTGAGCAGGATCATTGCGGAGACATCCTCATTCCGTACCCGTTTGGCATGGGGAAGAGTTGCTATAAGGATGAATGGTTCTCAATCTCTTGTAGTCATTCGTTCGATCCTCCAAAACCCATTCTAAGTAAACTCAATCTGGAGGTGCTGAGTATAGAAATGGACCGCTTCCAGAAAAGTGTGATGGTTAACAGTCCCATATATTCCAACTGTGAAAATGGAGAGGTGGAGGTGACCAGTAGTCCTTGGCAAAGCAGAGATTTGTGGGGAAGCCCATTCCTTTACTCTCTTCATAACGATCTCGTGGGGGTGGGTTGTCACAATGTGCTGCTGAGAGACAGGAATGAGGAAATCATGGCAGGTTGCGCCTCCACTTGCGACAAGAGTATTACTACTAAAGGTTGCTTGTATGGCATCAACTGTTGCCTAACCAGATTGCAGGAGGATCTGGATTTCTACAGTTTGAGTACCACTGCGAGTTCTAGTGAAAGAGGGGATCCGGATTGCACATACGCTTTCTTAGCGTACAATTACAACAATGTTTCGAACGTTACTACCATTGTTAGAGATGCGAAATATGCCCCATTACTCATATCCTGGCTTATCCCAGAACAAGTCGACCCTCAGAACTGCGTCGATGACACAGTCTATACTTCACGGGGAAATTATCCCAATTATCGTTGTGCCTGTAACTGGGCTGAAGAAGGGAACCCTTATCTCGCACATGGATGTCAAG TTGTTAGAGAATGTGCCAACTGTCGCTGGGGATGTGATGGCCGTTACAATAGCAGCACTTACAAATATGACTTCTATTGCAGCACAAAGAACAAATCAAAAGCTTTAATTCTAG GCTGCAGTATAAGTGGGGGATTATTGTTGCTACTCATTTTCAGTTTTGGGTTATATAAAGTAGTGAGAAAACAATTGGATATTAGAGTCAAAAAGCGATTCTTTAAACGAAATGGTGGGCTGTTGTTGCAACAACAAATTTCTTCTGATAAGATTGcttttgagaaaacaaaaattttcacatCTGACGAGTTAGAGAAGGCGACTGACAACTTCAATAAGAATCGAATTCTTGGTCAAGGAGGTCAAGGAACCGTTTATAAAGGTATGTTAAATGATGGAAGAATTGTTGcagttaaaaagtcaaaaatagTTGATGAAAACCAATTAGAGCACTTCATTAATGAGATTGTGATTCTTTCACAAATCAACCATAGGAATGTGGTTGGGATTTTGGGGTGTTGCTTGGAGACAGAAGTGCCTTTGTTGGTTTATGAGTTTATTTCTAATGGAACCTTATTTCAACTTATCCATGATCAAAATAGTGAGTTTCCACTTTCATGGGAAATGCGTTTACGAATTGCTTTAGAGGTATCGGGTGCACTTTCTTATTTACACTCAGCATGTTCCATACCCATTTATCATAGAGACATTAAGTCTACCAATATACTTTTAGATGATAAATATAAAGCAAAAGTGTCAGATTTTGGAACATCAAGGTCTATTTCCATTGATCAAACTCATTTGACTACTATTGTACAAGGGACTTTTGGCTATTTGGACCCAGAATATTTTCAATCAAGCCAATTTACTGAAAAGAGTGATGTATATAGTTTTGGAGTAGTTCTTGTTGAGCTTTTAACCGGGCAAAAGCCAATTTCATCTACAAGATCACCAGAAGAAAAAAGTTTGGCAACACATTTCATTTTATCCTTACAAGAGTCTCGTCTATTTGATATTCTTGATGCTCGAGTTGTGAAGGAAGGTCGGAAAGAGGACATCATGACATTTGCTAAGCTTGCAGGTCGATGCTTAAATTTGAATGGAAGGAAAAGACCTACGATGAAAGAAGTTACCACAGAAATAGATAACATTAGAGTGTCTGCCCTACATTTGAATGTTGATCaaaatttccaagaaaatgCATGTGTTGTAACTGAAATAACAGAGTTTTTGGATATGGATGATACTTCAACTTCCAGGGGATCATGTTTAGATGACACTAAAGAATCTTCATTTGATGTACAACCATTGTTATTTAACACATTATGA
- the LOC109124303 gene encoding wall-associated receptor kinase-like 6: protein MHVPNGNVEKKATTWNTRSARYQQPPPEYLVKPTCTDFNCGNFTIPYPFGMGEACYANSWYSINCNHAKPFLNHTRLNLEVLNISLDYQKVTVNSPISSLCKDTEEVMTETKANIDLNQSPFSFSRLDNIFMVLGCGGARLMDKSNEAMALASCETICESGYVDTKICYGINCCQTTIPHANNYFRNNYSVNLTTESKETGCVTHALMVDGDWFSRNFSSQDVIKMGYAPLALAWTIEENDEYASSRCNRSLHYDLDRGTYSRDPCTCGSKTEGNPHLKNGCQGMLLS from the exons ATGCACGTACCAAATGGAAATGTGGAGAAGAAAG CAACTACGTGGAATACCAGGAGCGCGAGGTATCAACAACCTCCTCCTGAATATCTGGTGAAGCCCACTTGTACCGACTTCAACTGCGGGAATTTCACCATTCCCTACCCGTTTGGTATGGGAGAGGCCTGTTATGCCAATAGCTGGTACTCCATCAACTGCAACCATGCAAAACCCTTCTTAAACCATACCCGCCTCAATCTGGAAGTGTTGAATATATCACTGGACTACCAAAAGGTGACGGTTAACAGTCCCATATCTTCGTTGTGCAAAGATACAGAGGAGGTGATGACTGAAACGAAGGCAAACATCGACTTGAACCAAAGTCCCTTTTCGTTCTCAAGGCTAGACAACATATTCATGGTGTTGGGTTGCGGCGGTGCACGCCTCATGGACAAATCCAATGAAGCCATGGCATTGGCAAGTTGTGAAACGATATGCGAGAGTGGTTATGTTGATACTAAAATTTGCTACGGCATCAACTGTTGCCAGACCACAATTCCACACGCAAATAATTACTTTCGTAACAACTACAGTGTGAATCTTACAACAGAGAGTAAAGAAACGGGTTGTGTGACACATGCTCTCATGGTGGACGGAGACTGGTTTTCTCGCAACTTTTCGAGTCAAGATGTTATAAAAATGGGATATGCTCCATTGGCACTGGCATGGACGATAGAAGAGAATGACGAGTACGCCAGCTCTCGCTGCAACCGTTCTCTACACTATGACCTTGATAGGGGAACTTATTCTCGGGATCCTTGTACCTGCGGATCGAAGACAGAAGGCAACCCTCACCTCAAAAATGGATGTCAAGGTATGCTTCTTTCTTAA